A stretch of Lactiplantibacillus brownii DNA encodes these proteins:
- a CDS encoding tyrosine-protein phosphatase, producing MKNDNLVDLHCHILPGIDDGSPSLTTSISLAQAAVADGVKYILATPHHMDRNYVNHRQNIEQAVTMFQHELVARKIDLQVFPGQEVHLNGHLLEHLDDLLGMDSAKRYVLLELPHEMVPNYLEEVIYQLACQGIVAMIAHPERNAQILAKPEKLYDLIQQGCLAQVTATSLVGTFGKQVQRTAKEFVKCGLVQIVASDAHVLPKRDFALSAAYDVLAKMHDDYPKRFKANAQHILNGELIDLKRVVLPHQQHKFHLF from the coding sequence ATGAAGAACGATAATCTGGTCGATTTACATTGTCATATTTTACCAGGAATTGACGATGGGTCACCATCACTCACAACCTCAATTAGTTTGGCACAGGCTGCCGTGGCAGATGGGGTTAAATATATCTTAGCTACCCCTCACCATATGGATCGAAATTATGTGAATCATCGGCAAAATATCGAACAAGCCGTTACAATGTTTCAGCACGAGTTGGTAGCGAGAAAAATCGACCTGCAAGTATTTCCTGGACAGGAGGTTCATTTGAATGGACACTTACTGGAACATTTAGATGACCTGTTAGGAATGGACAGTGCTAAACGTTATGTCTTATTAGAGTTACCGCATGAGATGGTTCCCAATTATCTAGAAGAAGTGATTTACCAATTGGCTTGTCAAGGTATTGTCGCGATGATTGCGCATCCAGAACGTAATGCTCAGATTTTGGCTAAACCTGAAAAATTGTACGACTTGATTCAGCAGGGATGTTTAGCACAAGTTACTGCAACGAGTCTAGTGGGTACTTTTGGGAAGCAGGTCCAGCGTACGGCCAAAGAATTTGTTAAATGTGGTTTGGTACAAATCGTCGCATCTGATGCTCACGTCTTGCCTAAACGTGATTTTGCACTTTCTGCAGCCTACGATGTGCTAGCAAAAATGCATGATGACTATCCGAAAAGGTTCAAGGCGAATGCGCAGCATATTTTAAATGGTGAGTTGATTGATTTGAAACGAGTTGTCTTACCACACCAACAACACAAGTTTCATCTGTTCTAA
- a CDS encoding YveK family protein — MDQAVNLDFFVKLVRQYWRAIIICTLAGILVASFITFRLMKPQYESGVQILVSRHSNDAATQYNNQQADVQMITTYKELITNPVILNPVIDNLKESYGYTYTLDELQKAVTVTNTQNSQVFSINVMNPNRNQSARIANQIAKDFKVKVKEIIKVNNVTIVSPALPAKLPVSPKKVLNLVVGLIAGLLFGFVYAIVRTLTDRRVQGLEYLTSELALPVLGQVNHQHQHHVSQQVEKLTNKTMYNTGNQKTRVANKRV; from the coding sequence ATGGATCAAGCTGTAAATTTAGATTTTTTTGTTAAGTTAGTCCGTCAGTATTGGCGTGCAATTATTATTTGCACACTGGCTGGTATCTTGGTCGCAAGTTTTATTACGTTTAGATTGATGAAGCCGCAGTATGAGTCAGGTGTCCAAATTTTGGTCAGTCGTCATAGTAATGATGCTGCGACACAATATAATAACCAACAAGCTGATGTGCAAATGATCACTACGTATAAAGAATTGATTACGAATCCGGTCATCTTAAATCCAGTTATCGATAATCTGAAAGAATCTTATGGTTATACCTATACTTTGGATGAGTTACAAAAGGCGGTCACTGTGACCAATACTCAAAATTCACAGGTGTTCTCGATTAATGTAATGAACCCTAACCGGAATCAAAGTGCGAGAATTGCGAACCAAATTGCCAAGGATTTTAAAGTTAAGGTCAAAGAAATAATTAAAGTTAACAATGTCACGATTGTTTCACCAGCCTTACCAGCTAAGCTACCAGTATCACCAAAGAAGGTTCTCAATTTAGTCGTTGGTCTGATTGCAGGATTGTTATTTGGATTTGTTTATGCCATTGTGCGGACGTTAACGGATCGCCGAGTACAAGGTTTAGAATACTTGACAAGTGAATTAGCTTTACCGGTGCTTGGGCAGGTTAATCATCAGCATCAACATCATGTTAGTCAGCAGGTTGAAAAATTAACAAATAAGACTATGTACAATACTGGAAATCAAAAGACAAGAGTTGCTAATAAACGTGTTTAG
- a CDS encoding acyltransferase family protein, producing the protein MGGTISFIKSFFPVILGRYWYFNAYIALCLLLPFINAGIKRLTQKQLERIIAALLLFTMTSGMLGHFFVQDGYSAFWLIVMYLVGAYLKITTHNVKRVSSRQLMLIFIGMTLISLFGEAISIKFIGHSDIWLAYNSPMVVIESIAIVILFTRIRVKSVRLQKCLARFTPLTFSVYLIDSNHAFYGFVTHSAFTFIRVQNVMVGYLIIIMASVGMFVGFIVCDYGRAQLFRKCPQLKLVMIGRETIGYHVNKFVTSWGSR; encoded by the coding sequence ATTGGAGGCACAATAAGCTTTATCAAGTCATTTTTCCCAGTCATTCTGGGAAGATATTGGTATTTTAATGCGTATATCGCGCTTTGTTTGTTATTACCATTTATCAATGCAGGAATAAAGCGCCTAACACAAAAGCAATTAGAACGGATCATTGCCGCATTACTATTGTTTACAATGACATCGGGAATGCTAGGACACTTTTTTGTACAAGACGGGTATTCAGCATTCTGGCTAATAGTGATGTACTTGGTTGGGGCATATTTGAAAATTACGACACACAATGTCAAACGAGTGAGCAGCCGACAATTGATGCTAATATTTATTGGGATGACGCTAATTTCGTTATTTGGTGAAGCAATTTCGATTAAGTTTATTGGACACAGTGATATTTGGTTGGCATATAACTCGCCGATGGTTGTGATCGAATCGATTGCGATAGTCATACTATTTACCAGAATTAGGGTGAAAAGTGTGAGACTACAAAAGTGCTTAGCACGATTTACACCATTGACATTTTCGGTATATTTGATTGATTCAAATCATGCATTCTATGGATTCGTCACTCATTCGGCGTTTACCTTCATTCGAGTTCAAAATGTCATGGTTGGTTACTTGATCATTATTATGGCAAGTGTTGGGATGTTTGTAGGTTTTATAGTGTGCGATTATGGACGAGCTCAGCTTTTTAGAAAATGTCCCCAGTTGAAATTAGTCATGATTGGCCGTGAAACAATTGGCTATCACGTGAACAAATTTGTGACTAGTTGGGGTTCCCGTTAA
- a CDS encoding acyltransferase family protein has protein sequence MVYFGRDETGRNYGIDLAKWASMLMVVILHNLLNGGALSRATLSFNNLTYWWLENVAIVGVNVFALISGYLIVNRPIKFRRLVHLWKIVLFWSVVTTRIVMILTKHWRHNKLYQVIFPSHSGKILVF, from the coding sequence ATCGTATATTTTGGGAGAGACGAGACGGGCAGAAATTACGGGATTGATTTGGCAAAGTGGGCTTCAATGTTGATGGTGGTGATTTTACATAATTTGCTGAATGGGGGTGCTCTTTCAAGAGCCACGTTGAGCTTCAATAATTTAACGTACTGGTGGCTTGAAAACGTTGCTATTGTTGGTGTTAATGTCTTTGCATTGATATCAGGTTATTTGATTGTTAATCGACCGATAAAGTTTCGACGATTAGTTCATTTATGGAAAATTGTTTTATTTTGGTCCGTTGTCACTACGAGGATTGTGATGATTTTGACCAAGCATTGGAGGCACAATAAGCTTTATCAAGTCATTTTTCCCAGTCATTCTGGGAAGATATTGGTATTTTAA
- a CDS encoding CpsD/CapB family tyrosine-protein kinase, with product MFKRSGTTLTSAVKLTTIVDPSSVITEQIKTIRTNINFAATDHKLRTIMVTSATLGEGKSTISGNLAVEYANEGLNVLLVDADLRRPTIHKTFGLTNRVGLSSCLGRQTRNINEAIHHQTVDNLVVMTSGPKPPNPAELLGGKMMDEFLNSETRQFDLVIIDAPPILPVTDSQLLANKVDGTVLVVRENVAQKAAVKEAVKALKRSHATILGVVLNDVSDGHHNGYYGYSNGYYSDEER from the coding sequence ATGTTTAAGAGGAGTGGGACGACGTTAACTTCGGCTGTGAAGTTGACCACGATTGTAGATCCGTCATCAGTAATAACTGAACAAATCAAAACGATCCGAACGAATATTAATTTTGCCGCCACGGATCATAAGTTACGGACGATAATGGTGACTTCGGCTACCTTGGGGGAGGGAAAGTCGACTATTAGCGGAAATTTAGCCGTTGAATATGCAAATGAAGGGCTAAATGTCTTATTGGTTGATGCAGATTTACGACGACCAACTATTCATAAAACGTTTGGTTTAACGAATCGGGTTGGACTGAGCTCATGTTTAGGTCGACAGACGAGGAACATTAATGAGGCTATTCACCACCAAACGGTTGATAATCTAGTTGTGATGACAAGTGGCCCCAAGCCACCTAATCCGGCAGAACTGTTAGGTGGGAAAATGATGGACGAATTTTTAAACTCAGAGACACGTCAATTTGATTTGGTCATTATTGATGCGCCACCAATTTTACCGGTAACCGACTCACAATTATTGGCCAACAAGGTCGATGGGACAGTTTTAGTCGTCCGTGAAAATGTTGCACAAAAAGCTGCTGTGAAAGAGGCCGTCAAAGCACTAAAACGTTCCCATGCCACAATTCTTGGTGTGGTCTTGAACGATGTTTCTGATGGTCATCATAATGGTTACTATGGTTATAGCAACGGTTATTACAGTGATGAAGAACGATAA
- a CDS encoding transposase domain-containing protein produces the protein MTLIESAKANSVDPSAYLVYLLKNMPQLPTFANSADLEAYLPWNFKLKPKVIGDIKQSVGAY, from the coding sequence ATGACTTTAATTGAGTCAGCCAAGGCCAACAGCGTTGATCCGTCAGCTTATCTCGTATATCTGTTAAAAAACATGCCACAACTTCCAACATTTGCGAATTCGGCAGATTTAGAGGCTTATTTACCATGGAACTTCAAACTAAAACCGAAAGTAATCGGTGATATCAAACAAAGCGTAGGTGCTTACTAA
- a CDS encoding glycosyltransferase, whose protein sequence is MGKILETRIHATVANYLPNTVFVKKLEKALMLGYIAKIKGSCLLKRERSGIDYSEYITVLKRNYAQKTVKNHYISYNPNREKDLSIIIPTYDTHKYIDQCLKSLKLDYLEDSIEVIIVDDGSDEPFRRVLESWQQRYTSLRVVFQPNRGISAARNHGIEISRGKYLTFLDSDDIIDMDILQLGLSTAMAERLDLISFDYQNFNDDEAQDVVVQPDNGSLLKTVHGYAWGKIYKSSLW, encoded by the coding sequence ATGGGGAAGATTTTAGAAACACGTATTCATGCGACAGTAGCAAATTATTTACCAAATACTGTATTTGTAAAGAAACTTGAAAAAGCTTTAATGTTAGGCTACATCGCCAAAATAAAGGGAAGTTGCCTATTAAAAAGAGAACGCTCAGGAATTGATTATTCTGAATATATAACCGTATTAAAAAGAAATTACGCACAGAAAACAGTTAAAAATCACTATATTAGCTACAATCCTAATCGGGAAAAAGATTTATCAATAATCATTCCAACGTACGATACTCACAAGTATATTGATCAGTGTCTAAAGAGTTTAAAGTTAGATTATCTTGAGGATTCGATTGAGGTGATAATAGTTGATGACGGATCAGATGAACCGTTTAGACGTGTGCTAGAAAGCTGGCAACAAAGGTATACATCATTGAGGGTAGTATTTCAACCAAATCGTGGGATTTCGGCGGCAAGAAACCATGGAATTGAAATCTCTCGAGGAAAGTATCTGACGTTTCTTGATTCCGATGACATTATTGACATGGACATATTGCAATTAGGACTAAGCACAGCAATGGCAGAAAGGCTCGACTTAATCAGCTTTGATTATCAAAATTTCAATGATGATGAAGCACAAGATGTGGTAGTACAACCTGATAACGGTTCGTTACTGAAGACAGTACATGGATACGCATGGGGGAAGATATATAAGTCATCTTTATGGTAA